Proteins co-encoded in one Bacteroidota bacterium genomic window:
- a CDS encoding helix-turn-helix transcriptional regulator, with the protein MRTQVIAPDTQRALFIKNILVFDEENHNATTVLPFFADGYPGLIFHITPNGQWVQPQNKKMPTGYLYGQTLHPIELQISGTYKIIAFQLYPFVLGIFFNVNSKHLTDECYDLNQLPDWVITESELLSTLNTDKQVEIIQSFLYKIFLEKKEQLDLTIAAALQEILSNRAQLTVKELSQKLHITVRTLERRFISAVGISVKNFIQITKFQQSLEQLTVKDYKKLTDIVYNNGFADQSHFIRVFKAFTGKTPKSFLKK; encoded by the coding sequence ATGAGAACGCAAGTAATAGCACCCGATACTCAAAGGGCTCTTTTCATCAAAAACATTCTTGTTTTTGATGAGGAGAACCACAACGCTACTACTGTTCTTCCGTTTTTTGCCGATGGGTATCCCGGCTTGATATTTCATATTACCCCTAATGGGCAGTGGGTACAGCCGCAAAACAAAAAAATGCCCACCGGCTATCTTTACGGGCAAACTTTGCATCCAATTGAGTTGCAAATTTCAGGCACTTACAAAATCATTGCTTTTCAACTATATCCCTTTGTTCTTGGCATTTTTTTTAATGTAAACTCAAAACACCTAACCGACGAATGTTATGATTTGAACCAACTGCCGGACTGGGTAATCACAGAAAGTGAACTGCTTTCTACTCTAAACACCGATAAACAAGTCGAAATAATTCAATCCTTTCTTTATAAAATTTTTCTTGAGAAGAAGGAGCAGCTCGACCTGACTATTGCGGCAGCTTTGCAAGAAATACTCAGCAACCGGGCTCAACTAACTGTAAAAGAACTTAGCCAAAAGCTGCACATCACCGTTAGAACCTTAGAACGAAGATTCATTAGTGCCGTAGGCATATCTGTAAAGAACTTCATACAAATCACAAAATTTCAGCAATCGTTAGAGCAGCTTACCGTAAAAGACTATAAAAAACTAACGGATATTGTTTATAACAACGGCTTTGCCGATCAATCACACTTCATACGGGTGTTTAAAGCCTTTACAGGAAAAACACCCAAAAGCTTTCTTAAAAAATAG
- a CDS encoding NAD(P)H-binding protein, producing the protein MNNRILVLGSNGKTGKRVYAGLTEKGATVTPASRSSAVPFDWYNESTWQRALTGHDSVYITFQPDLAIPQSTDIITRFVASAKKADVKKLVLLSGRGESESIACENIVRNSGLKNTIVRASFFMQNFSEGFWLDSILSGEFVIPIVKAKEPFVDADDIAEVVTEALVSDTLNNKIIEVTGSELLSFKEVIDKIAAALKKEIKLVEVETDEYAALLRSFQMPEDYVSLIIYLFTEVFDGRNESVRMDSEIILKRNATSFNQFINNTIAAGLWS; encoded by the coding sequence ATGAATAACAGAATTTTAGTATTGGGAAGTAACGGTAAAACAGGAAAAAGAGTTTATGCCGGGCTTACAGAAAAAGGAGCCACCGTAACACCTGCATCAAGAAGCTCCGCGGTACCTTTTGATTGGTACAATGAATCAACATGGCAAAGGGCTCTTACTGGACATGATAGCGTTTACATTACTTTCCAACCCGATTTGGCAATACCGCAATCCACTGATATTATAACTCGTTTTGTGGCATCGGCTAAAAAAGCTGATGTAAAAAAATTAGTCCTGCTCTCAGGCAGAGGTGAAAGTGAATCAATTGCCTGCGAAAACATTGTCAGAAATTCAGGCTTGAAAAACACCATTGTAAGGGCCAGTTTTTTTATGCAAAACTTTAGCGAAGGTTTTTGGCTGGATAGCATTTTAAGTGGTGAATTTGTTATCCCGATAGTAAAAGCAAAAGAGCCGTTTGTTGATGCCGATGATATTGCTGAGGTTGTAACGGAAGCTTTAGTAAGCGATACCCTAAACAATAAGATTATTGAAGTAACGGGGTCGGAGCTGTTATCGTTTAAAGAGGTGATTGATAAGATAGCAGCTGCCTTAAAAAAAGAGATAAAATTAGTTGAGGTAGAAACCGATGAATACGCTGCGTTGTTAAGGAGTTTTCAGATGCCTGAAGATTATGTATCGCTGATTATATATTTATTCACAGAGGTTTTCGACGGTAGAAACGAGTCAGTAAGAATGGATAGCGAAATCATCCTTAAACGAAATGCCACCTCGTTCAATCAATTCATCAACAACACAATTGCGGCCGGCCTTTGGTCTTAA
- a CDS encoding DUF1772 domain-containing protein has protein sequence MNAIQILYGACIVLTGLLAGLFYGYQCSVIQGLGRLSDKEYLSAFQSINKAILNPVFFLSFMGSLIVLIVTSLLSYKAGNTTITPFLIASTIVYAVGVFGITAACNVPLNDVLASYDIATATSSRLYDMRSHFEQSWNKWHLIRTVAAVLSFILLIIPLLKKI, from the coding sequence ATGAACGCAATTCAAATACTATACGGGGCTTGTATTGTCCTTACCGGATTATTGGCGGGATTATTTTACGGCTACCAATGTTCAGTAATTCAGGGCTTGGGTAGGCTAAGCGACAAAGAATACTTGTCAGCATTTCAAAGCATTAATAAGGCAATACTAAACCCTGTATTCTTTTTAAGTTTTATGGGAAGTTTGATTGTGCTTATAGTAACAAGTCTTTTAAGCTATAAAGCAGGTAACACAACTATAACACCTTTCCTTATAGCATCAACTATTGTGTATGCTGTAGGTGTTTTTGGAATCACTGCTGCTTGCAATGTTCCTTTAAATGATGTCCTTGCCTCTTATGATATTGCAACAGCAACTAGCAGCCGCTTGTATGATATGCGGTCGCATTTTGAACAAAGCTGGAATAAATGGCACTTGATTAGAACCGTTGCCGCAGTGCTCTCATTCATCCTGCTTATCATACCATTACTCAAAAAAATATAA
- a CDS encoding class I SAM-dependent methyltransferase → MGILNLKEVDQYNLDDPRRTVAHGDIIRSKKFLYQLYLEWYNHFKQRGANLPQGHWVELGSGAGFVKEVMPQMLTSDVMELPGLDYVFPGENMPFETGSVAGIFMIDVLHHIPQPALFLKEAERVLAKGGKILMTEPANSAWGRFIYRNFHHEPFEPKGGWEIPATGPLSGANGALPWIIFERDRQKFEAEFPHLKIESIRYHTPLRYLLSGGVSKRQLAPNVSYGLIKGIENALLALSPQISMFVTIEITRQ, encoded by the coding sequence ATGGGTATCCTCAATCTAAAAGAAGTAGACCAATACAACTTAGACGACCCGCGCCGCACGGTGGCGCACGGGGATATTATCCGTAGCAAAAAATTTCTTTACCAACTATACCTCGAGTGGTACAACCACTTTAAACAACGGGGTGCCAACCTTCCGCAAGGACATTGGGTGGAGCTGGGCAGCGGCGCAGGTTTTGTAAAAGAAGTGATGCCCCAAATGCTTACCAGCGATGTGATGGAACTGCCCGGACTGGATTACGTGTTTCCGGGCGAAAATATGCCCTTTGAAACCGGCAGTGTAGCAGGCATTTTTATGATTGATGTGCTGCACCACATTCCGCAACCTGCTTTGTTTTTAAAAGAGGCTGAAAGAGTGCTGGCCAAAGGCGGCAAAATTTTAATGACCGAGCCTGCCAACAGTGCTTGGGGACGTTTTATCTACCGCAATTTTCACCACGAACCGTTTGAACCCAAAGGCGGCTGGGAAATACCCGCCACAGGCCCATTGAGCGGTGCCAACGGTGCTCTGCCTTGGATAATTTTTGAGCGCGACCGCCAAAAGTTTGAGGCTGAGTTTCCCCACCTGAAAATAGAAAGTATACGCTACCACACGCCTTTGCGTTATTTGCTAAGCGGGGGCGTATCAAAACGCCAATTGGCCCCTAACGTTAGTTACGGGTTGATAAAAGGCATCGAAAACGCGTTGCTGGCCTTGAGTCCGCAAATTTCCATGTTTGTTACCATTGAAATCACCAGGCAATGA
- a CDS encoding glycosyltransferase, with protein MSQLKEYFNNIAQKRLKVRRKNSYYWDDITRYCNYFIHDDYSVIEVGCGNGEMLAQLKGSKKAGIDFSPAMLQNARNNNPGIDFYLMDAENITLDEKFDVVIISNVIGYLDDIQAVFEQLKKLCHRNTKVIVTYYSYLWEPLLKLAEATGLKMKTPNQNWLSDADLKNLLDLAGFDTYRMAHRQILPVNIPGVSWLFNTVLARFPLFRQLCISKYAFARPQPDALPDFKKDFTVSVVIPARNESGNIENAILRTPKLGSHTEIIFIEGNSTDDTWEKIQEIQKKYAATHDIKIGQQDGKGKNNAVKKGFAMATGDILMILDADLTMPPEDLPKFYNAIASGKGDFINGSRLVYKMEANAMQFLNVYGNKFFSMMFTWLLERPFKDTLCGTKVIFREDYDRLCSNRKFFGDFDPFGDFDLIFGAFKLNLKIVEIPIRYRERTYGSTNISRFSHGLILLRMVIFAARKIKFY; from the coding sequence ATGAGCCAACTAAAAGAGTATTTTAACAACATAGCCCAAAAGCGCCTGAAAGTACGCCGTAAAAACAGCTACTATTGGGATGATATTACCCGCTACTGCAACTACTTTATTCACGACGATTACAGCGTGATAGAGGTAGGCTGCGGCAATGGCGAGATGCTTGCCCAACTGAAAGGCAGCAAAAAAGCAGGTATTGATTTTAGCCCCGCTATGTTGCAAAATGCCCGCAACAACAACCCCGGTATTGATTTTTACCTGATGGATGCCGAAAACATCACCCTTGATGAAAAATTTGATGTGGTGATTATTTCAAACGTAATCGGCTATCTGGATGATATACAAGCAGTGTTTGAGCAGCTTAAAAAGCTGTGCCACCGCAACACCAAAGTGATAGTTACCTATTACAGCTACTTGTGGGAGCCGCTTTTAAAACTGGCCGAAGCCACCGGGCTTAAAATGAAAACCCCCAACCAAAACTGGCTAAGCGATGCCGATTTAAAGAACCTGCTTGATTTGGCAGGCTTTGATACCTACCGCATGGCTCACCGCCAAATACTGCCCGTTAACATTCCCGGTGTATCGTGGTTGTTTAATACCGTATTGGCCCGTTTTCCCTTATTCCGTCAGTTGTGTATCAGCAAATATGCGTTTGCGCGCCCGCAACCCGATGCCCTGCCTGATTTTAAGAAAGACTTTACCGTAAGCGTAGTAATACCTGCCCGCAACGAAAGCGGTAATATAGAAAACGCCATACTGCGTACCCCAAAGCTGGGTAGCCATACCGAGATAATTTTTATAGAAGGAAACAGTACCGACGATACTTGGGAAAAGATACAAGAGATACAGAAAAAGTACGCCGCTACCCACGATATTAAAATTGGCCAGCAAGACGGCAAAGGCAAGAACAATGCTGTGAAAAAGGGTTTTGCCATGGCTACGGGCGATATTTTAATGATTTTGGATGCCGACCTTACCATGCCCCCCGAAGATTTGCCCAAATTTTACAACGCTATTGCAAGCGGCAAGGGCGATTTCATCAACGGGTCGCGATTGGTATATAAAATGGAAGCCAATGCCATGCAGTTCCTTAATGTGTATGGCAATAAGTTTTTCAGTATGATGTTTACGTGGTTGCTCGAAAGGCCGTTTAAAGACACTTTGTGCGGTACCAAAGTAATTTTTAGGGAAGATTACGACCGCCTGTGTAGCAACCGCAAGTTTTTTGGCGATTTTGACCCCTTTGGTGATTTTGATTTGATTTTCGGGGCGTTTAAACTGAACCTTAAAATTGTAGAAATACCCATACGTTACCGCGAACGCACTTACGGAAGCACCAATATTTCTCGCTTTTCACACGGACTTATTTTGCTGCGCATGGTAATATTTGCCGCCCGCAAGATTAAGTTTTATTAG
- a CDS encoding Lacal_2735 family protein: MFGLFKKKTEAEKLTEEYKKLLADYHRLSTINRKEADLKMAEAEAIAKKLDALK; the protein is encoded by the coding sequence ATGTTTGGATTGTTTAAGAAGAAAACCGAAGCTGAAAAGTTAACCGAAGAATACAAAAAGCTATTGGCTGATTACCATCGCCTTAGCACGATTAACCGAAAAGAAGCTGACCTTAAAATGGCTGAGGCAGAAGCCATTGCAAAAAAGTTAGATGCATTGAAATAG
- a CDS encoding tRNA-(ms[2]io[6]A)-hydroxylase: MLGLKLATDPRWVNIAEKTIEDILTDHAFCEQKAASSGISLIVNYSDKEDIVQAVTPLVAEEWGHFRKVVKELNKRGLKLGKQRRDEYVLKIKGLRQDGGTRDQQLVEHLLIFALIEARSCERFRLLSLHISDPALKEFYHEFMVSEAGHYRLFIDLAKKYMPEEHVKERWNAILEGEAEILASLELRGDRVH; encoded by the coding sequence ATGTTAGGTTTAAAGCTGGCTACCGACCCGCGCTGGGTGAACATTGCCGAAAAAACAATAGAGGACATACTTACCGACCATGCTTTTTGTGAGCAAAAAGCAGCCAGTAGCGGTATTTCGCTGATTGTGAATTATTCTGACAAAGAAGATATTGTACAGGCGGTTACTCCGTTGGTGGCTGAGGAGTGGGGACATTTTCGCAAGGTGGTGAAGGAGTTGAATAAACGCGGCCTTAAATTGGGCAAGCAGCGCAGGGATGAATATGTACTAAAGATTAAAGGTCTTAGGCAAGACGGTGGTACGCGCGACCAACAACTGGTAGAACATTTATTGATTTTTGCTTTGATAGAGGCCCGCAGTTGCGAGCGTTTTCGTTTATTGTCGCTACACATCAGCGACCCTGCGTTGAAGGAGTTTTACCACGAGTTTATGGTATCGGAAGCAGGACATTACCGTTTATTTATTGATTTGGCTAAAAAGTACATGCCCGAAGAGCACGTTAAGGAACGTTGGAATGCTATTTTAGAGGGCGAGGCCGAAATACTTGCTTCTTTAGAGCTTAGGGGCGATAGAGTGCATTAA
- a CDS encoding NADAR family protein produces the protein MEEQFTFFYRTAHPFSQWYESNYEIDGIHFNTAEQYMMYGKAMLFGDVEIAQKVLTVKHPRDQKALGRQVKNFIPEVWEREAKNIVYKANYAKFTQNENLKKFLLDTKGTTLVEASPTDVIWGIGMDENDPKRFDRSEWRGTNWLGEVLTQLREDLLSGQ, from the coding sequence ATGGAAGAACAATTTACATTTTTTTACAGAACGGCACACCCGTTTTCGCAATGGTACGAAAGCAATTACGAAATTGACGGTATACACTTTAATACTGCTGAACAATACATGATGTACGGTAAAGCAATGCTTTTTGGAGACGTTGAAATTGCACAAAAAGTATTAACGGTAAAACATCCCCGCGACCAAAAAGCACTGGGCAGACAGGTTAAAAATTTCATACCCGAAGTATGGGAGCGTGAAGCAAAGAATATTGTGTACAAGGCCAATTACGCTAAGTTTACACAAAACGAAAACCTAAAAAAATTCTTGTTGGATACAAAAGGCACGACACTGGTTGAGGCCAGCCCTACGGATGTAATTTGGGGGATTGGTATGGATGAAAACGACCCAAAACGTTTTGACCGCAGTGAATGGAGGGGTACAAATTGGCTAGGGGAGGTACTTACCCAATTGCGCGAAGACCTTTTGAGCGGCCAATGA
- a CDS encoding DNA translocase FtsK: MSKQNTFKNKTTKPSDAKTDFEREKKNEEKPITRKVFWQWALLRDERAKQVFGAFMMLLAVFMAVAFISFIFTWKTDQNVVVGYGWNDVLTANPDAAKNTMGILGALVAHLFIHKWFGIASFAIPLILFVGGARLTFKIHLLPLAKTLRYSFFIVIWLALTMGLLFGSSLPFLGGAFGYHGYLWLKGLMGVAGSGIFLFFYALTFAIIVYNLNLSLKNKLAANTDADGDAPFKTAADGNNLRTTGEMAEEIAINTAEEEAYAMADEDEEEDAEPLNPNDIKLIVKDDENNPPFSFTEDVPKPDGSIALDIQPTHPEPVIVPPPPSGNISFSIEDTKEEEPAAVVETERPTHYGLDTPYDPTLDLSGYKFPTIDLLKDYGDSKKVIDPTELEGNKNLIIETLKNYGIGIGQIKATIGPTVTLYEIVPEAGVRISRIKNLEDDIALSLAALGIRIIAPIPGKGTIGIEVPNKKPEMVPMNTVIASQKFQAADMDLPVILGKTIANEIFVADLAKMPHLLMAGATGQGKSVGINALLVSLLYKKHPSQLKLVLVDPKKVELTLYKRIERHFLAKIPGEGEAIITDTKKVVTTLNSLCIEMDERYNLLQNAGVRNIKEYNARFVERKLNPNDGHKFLPYIVVVIDELADLMMTAGKEVEHPIARLAQLARAIGIHLILATQRPSVNIITGTIKANFPARIAFRVTSKIDSRTILDGSGADQLIGKGDMLYSNGNDMIRLQCPFVDTPEVEDITSYIGNQRGYGSAFVLPEVQEEGGTGANEDFDPSERDSMFEDAARVVVISQQGSTSLIQRKLKLGYNRAGRLIDQLEHAGIVGPFEGSKAREVLIPDEYSLEQKLRELDSKSHG, translated from the coding sequence ATGAGCAAGCAAAACACCTTTAAAAATAAGACTACTAAGCCCTCTGACGCTAAAACTGATTTTGAGCGCGAGAAGAAGAACGAGGAGAAGCCGATAACCCGTAAGGTGTTTTGGCAATGGGCACTGCTGCGTGATGAAAGAGCCAAACAGGTATTTGGTGCTTTTATGATGCTGCTGGCGGTGTTTATGGCAGTGGCCTTTATATCGTTTATTTTTACGTGGAAAACCGACCAAAACGTGGTGGTAGGTTACGGCTGGAACGATGTTTTAACCGCCAACCCCGATGCTGCCAAAAACACCATGGGTATTTTGGGCGCATTGGTAGCCCACCTGTTTATACACAAATGGTTTGGGATAGCCAGTTTTGCCATTCCGTTGATATTGTTTGTAGGCGGAGCAAGGCTCACGTTTAAAATACACTTATTGCCGTTGGCAAAAACCCTGCGCTACTCTTTCTTTATTGTGATTTGGCTGGCCCTTACCATGGGATTGCTGTTTGGTTCGTCGCTTCCGTTTTTGGGCGGTGCCTTCGGCTACCACGGCTATTTGTGGCTAAAGGGGTTGATGGGTGTGGCCGGTTCGGGCATATTCCTGTTCTTTTATGCGCTCACCTTTGCCATCATTGTTTACAACCTCAACCTTTCGCTAAAAAATAAACTGGCGGCAAATACCGATGCCGACGGAGATGCTCCGTTTAAAACGGCTGCTGATGGCAATAACCTGCGTACTACAGGCGAAATGGCCGAAGAAATAGCCATTAATACCGCCGAAGAAGAAGCCTATGCAATGGCCGACGAAGATGAGGAAGAAGATGCTGAACCGCTAAACCCCAACGATATTAAGCTGATTGTGAAAGACGACGAGAACAACCCTCCGTTTTCTTTTACTGAAGATGTGCCCAAACCTGACGGCAGCATAGCGTTAGATATACAACCTACGCACCCCGAACCCGTAATAGTTCCTCCCCCGCCAAGCGGTAATATTTCGTTCAGTATTGAAGATACGAAGGAAGAAGAGCCTGCTGCGGTGGTAGAAACTGAACGACCTACCCATTACGGTTTAGATACTCCATACGACCCAACATTAGACCTTTCGGGGTATAAGTTTCCTACGATTGATTTGTTGAAGGATTACGGCGATAGTAAAAAGGTGATTGACCCTACCGAATTGGAAGGGAACAAAAACCTGATTATTGAAACGCTGAAAAACTACGGAATAGGCATCGGGCAGATAAAAGCCACTATCGGGCCTACTGTTACCTTATACGAGATTGTACCCGAGGCGGGTGTGCGTATTTCGCGCATCAAAAACCTTGAAGACGATATTGCCCTTAGCCTTGCCGCACTGGGCATACGTATTATAGCCCCCATACCGGGCAAAGGAACCATTGGTATTGAGGTGCCCAACAAGAAACCTGAAATGGTGCCGATGAATACGGTAATAGCCAGTCAGAAGTTTCAAGCGGCGGATATGGACTTGCCCGTGATTTTGGGTAAAACCATTGCCAACGAAATTTTTGTGGCCGACCTTGCCAAAATGCCCCACCTACTGATGGCGGGTGCTACGGGTCAGGGTAAATCAGTAGGTATCAATGCCTTGTTGGTATCGCTATTGTATAAAAAGCACCCCAGCCAGTTGAAACTGGTATTGGTTGACCCTAAGAAGGTGGAGCTTACACTGTATAAACGCATTGAACGCCACTTTTTGGCCAAAATACCGGGCGAAGGCGAGGCCATTATTACCGATACCAAAAAGGTGGTAACCACGCTGAACAGTTTGTGTATTGAGATGGACGAGCGTTACAACCTGCTGCAAAATGCAGGAGTGCGTAACATAAAAGAATACAACGCCCGCTTTGTTGAGCGCAAACTAAACCCCAACGACGGACACAAGTTTTTGCCCTACATTGTAGTGGTGATAGATGAGTTGGCCGATTTGATGATGACAGCCGGCAAAGAGGTAGAACACCCCATTGCCCGTTTGGCACAGTTGGCAAGGGCCATCGGTATTCACTTGATTTTGGCTACACAGCGTCCTTCAGTAAATATTATTACGGGTACAATAAAGGCCAACTTCCCTGCACGTATTGCGTTTAGGGTAACCTCTAAGATTGACTCGCGCACCATTTTGGACGGCAGCGGTGCCGACCAATTGATTGGTAAAGGAGATATGCTGTACAGCAATGGTAATGATATGATACGCTTGCAATGTCCGTTTGTGGATACACCCGAGGTAGAAGATATTACCAGCTACATTGGTAACCAACGCGGCTACGGCAGTGCCTTTGTGCTTCCCGAAGTACAGGAAGAAGGCGGTACGGGTGCTAATGAAGATTTTGACCCCAGCGAACGCGACAGTATGTTTGAAGATGCTGCCCGTGTGGTGGTTATCAGTCAGCAAGGTTCTACCTCGCTCATACAGCGTAAATTAAAACTGGGCTATAACCGTGCAGGCCGTTTGATTGACCAATTGGAACACGCCGGTATTGTAGGCCCGTTTGAAGGCAGTAAAGCCCGCGAGGTATTGATTCCCGACGAATATTCATTAGAACAAAAGCTACGCGAACTGGATAGCAAAAGTCACGGCTAA
- the rfaD gene encoding ADP-glyceromanno-heptose 6-epimerase, which yields MIVITGAAGFIGSCLVGRLNAEGYNDLVLVDDFSNTEKNKNLAGKTYSAQVHRNEFEQWIDANQNQIEFIFHIGARTDTTEFDVEVFNRLNLNYTKMVWNKCVQYGLPLVYASSAATYGLGELGYDDNESLIPQLKPLNPYGESKNDFDIWALQQERKPYFWAGLKFFNVYGPNEYHKGRMASVIMHGYNQIKNTGMMRLFRSHNPNYTDGGQMRDFVYVKDLVNVCYFLMHHRKNNGIYNLGSGTARKFIDLAKATFTSMGVPENIEFVDTPVDIRDKYQYFTEANMAKLKSIGYDTPFHTLEEGVKDYVQNYLTEGKYW from the coding sequence ATGATAGTTATCACAGGTGCAGCAGGTTTTATCGGAAGTTGCTTAGTAGGCAGGCTAAATGCCGAAGGCTACAACGATTTAGTATTGGTGGATGATTTTAGCAATACCGAAAAAAACAAGAACCTTGCAGGCAAAACGTACAGTGCGCAAGTGCACCGCAACGAGTTTGAGCAGTGGATTGACGCTAACCAAAACCAGATTGAATTTATATTTCACATTGGGGCCCGCACGGATACTACTGAGTTTGATGTAGAAGTGTTTAACCGATTGAACCTGAACTATACCAAAATGGTATGGAATAAATGTGTGCAATACGGTTTACCGTTAGTATATGCTTCATCGGCGGCTACGTATGGTTTGGGTGAATTGGGGTACGATGATAACGAAAGCTTGATCCCGCAATTGAAACCACTGAATCCTTATGGCGAATCGAAGAATGATTTTGATATATGGGCATTGCAGCAAGAGCGCAAGCCCTATTTTTGGGCAGGCTTGAAGTTTTTTAATGTGTACGGACCTAACGAATATCATAAAGGGCGCATGGCCTCAGTGATTATGCACGGGTATAACCAAATAAAAAACACAGGCATGATGCGTTTGTTCCGCTCACACAACCCCAACTATACTGATGGCGGCCAAATGCGTGATTTTGTATATGTGAAAGACCTTGTGAACGTGTGCTACTTTTTGATGCACCACCGCAAAAACAACGGCATATACAACCTTGGTTCAGGCACGGCACGCAAGTTTATTGATTTGGCAAAAGCCACCTTTACCTCAATGGGAGTGCCTGAAAACATTGAGTTTGTTGATACCCCCGTTGATATACGCGACAAGTACCAATATTTTACCGAGGCCAATATGGCCAAGCTAAAATCAATAGGGTACGATACGCCCTTTCATACGCTTGAGGAAGGGGTTAAAGACTACGTACAGAATTATCTGACAGAAGGAAAGTATTGGTAA
- a CDS encoding T9SS type A sorting domain-containing protein: protein MKAFSKTICMLLTLCAVSASAQVSNYTFAKETGQPWDITNYPDVTITNHTVADDVVAPYRIAIPFPFMFNGVVYDSVNISENGFIWFGPETEDVMSFITQPISAGHNSNVKGIVAAMGGDLHPHVNTGLTTTIKSGLIGVAPMRQLMIEWKNTSRFNSLGDVAGEDTLTFHIMLYEFMNRVEVAYRDAKLNPNIITDMEIGLRGAVATDFNNRMTDATHNWQNSAKGTSVGSVCELQTTIKPEFGDMYVWMNLNQNPNSVEETAGNVVKAYPVPAKEALFIETVSNSAQEIVIYNAAGQLLKTQSTDGNVTQVALDGLPAGLYVYAVQSSQGIHTGRFSIVK from the coding sequence ATGAAAGCGTTTAGTAAAACAATTTGCATGTTGCTTACCCTTTGTGCCGTGTCTGCTTCGGCACAGGTAAGCAATTACACCTTTGCCAAAGAAACCGGCCAGCCTTGGGATATTACCAATTACCCCGACGTAACTATAACCAACCATACAGTTGCAGACGATGTGGTTGCCCCTTATCGCATAGCTATTCCGTTCCCTTTTATGTTTAACGGAGTTGTTTACGATTCAGTAAACATCAGCGAAAACGGTTTTATCTGGTTTGGTCCTGAAACCGAAGATGTAATGTCGTTTATCACCCAACCTATTTCTGCCGGCCACAACAGTAACGTTAAAGGTATTGTAGCAGCAATGGGCGGCGATTTACACCCGCACGTAAATACCGGATTAACCACTACCATTAAATCAGGGTTAATTGGCGTTGCTCCAATGCGTCAGTTGATGATTGAATGGAAAAACACTTCAAGGTTTAACTCTTTGGGTGACGTTGCAGGTGAAGACACTCTTACCTTCCACATTATGCTGTATGAGTTTATGAACCGTGTTGAGGTGGCTTATAGAGATGCAAAACTTAACCCCAATATTATTACTGATATGGAAATTGGTTTGAGGGGCGCAGTGGCTACCGATTTTAACAACCGTATGACCGATGCTACCCACAACTGGCAAAACAGTGCAAAGGGAACCAGCGTAGGCAGTGTGTGCGAATTGCAAACTACCATTAAGCCTGAGTTTGGAGATATGTACGTGTGGATGAACCTGAACCAAAACCCCAACAGTGTAGAAGAAACAGCGGGCAATGTGGTAAAAGCATACCCCGTTCCTGCCAAAGAAGCTTTGTTTATTGAAACCGTAAGCAATTCTGCACAAGAGATTGTGATTTATAACGCTGCGGGACAATTACTTAAAACCCAAAGTACTGATGGCAATGTAACACAAGTAGCCCTTGACGGCTTGCCCGCAGGACTGTATGTATACGCTGTTCAATCATCACAAGGCATCCATACAGGTAGATTTAGTATAGTAAAATAA